The Rhinoraja longicauda isolate Sanriku21f chromosome 17, sRhiLon1.1, whole genome shotgun sequence genome includes a region encoding these proteins:
- the lrig1 gene encoding leucine-rich repeats and immunoglobulin-like domains protein 1, producing MAARRWLMVLAHSGCCFFLLLLAAAAAAAAAAAAAATTTTTTSDGDPPRAGSPTRSPAAFLPSLPCPAGCRCSGEQLDCSQRAWTSIPPQLPAWVVYLNLSYNKLTLIDPTAFTELPKLLEVRLDHNELTAIPEMGLASAHLVHLFLHHNKIRTIEANHLKLYESLETLDLSYNEITEIRNNCFPQHLKLKVLYLGNNRINIVEPGTFDNLSSTLQVLRLSKNRISHLPVKVFKLPHLVQLELNRNKIHLIEGLTFHGLDSLEVLKLQRNNISKLMDGAFWGLAKMQVLHLDNNILNEVTSGWLYGLSSLQQLFLSYNSISRINPDAWGFCQKLVELNLSHNNLMRLDEGSLAGLSGLQILRLNHNSINHIADGAFKRLRNLQVLEVDNNEISGIIEDTNGAFSGLDSLSKLTLFGNKIKSVAKKAFVGLEALEHLNLGNNMIRSIQGEAFSRMKNLKELYMNSDSFLCDCQLKWLPQWLLGRDFQSNVVGTCAHPESLKGKSIFIVPIESFVCDDFPKPQIIVQPETTMAMLGRDIHFTCSAASSSNFPMIFAWKKDHEILHNAEIENFAHVRAKDGAVMEYTTILHLRNVKFSDEGRYQCMITNNFGSTYSTRAKLTVNVLPSFVKTPRDITIRTGANARLECAATGHPAPQIAWQKDGGTDFPAARERRMHVMPEDDVFFIVDVKTEDMGVYSCTAQNIAGAISANASLTVLETPSLIYPLEDQTVVIGETIALQCMASGSPSPRITWLKGDEPLVVTQRHHFTPGNQLLIIRNVVPDDGGKYTCEMSNPLGTERAHSHLSVLPSSACVVGQNKQDATMTVGIVIIAVVCSIVITSLVWVCIIYQTRKKSEEYSVTNTDETIVPPDVPSCLSSQGTLSERQDTSLRVDGSSNLQLAAAIPSGHTESNGVCRTDAGNCADVDNHNISYRKANHCVGCNIKDRCKNATEGRLCSENPGLFGVQPRVCMDQFDNANTSSPYRSTDYSPEDAKGQNIINGGILNHYPCNGTFSSMKERQGPVYPSNHDRMTSQPQNQVVVKIVDKKGTSFQPVQLTQELHNPVHLPSLEASGNSALLCERPRTLSRSDSEVDTKQTLLLNGQLLHS from the exons AAATTTAAGTTATAATAAACTGACCTTAATCGATCCCACTGCGTTCACAGAATTGCCCAAACTACTTGAAGT GCGGCTTGATCATAATGAGTTGACTGCGATCCCCGAGATGGGACTtgcttcagcccacctggtccatCTCTTTCT GCATCACAACAAGATCCGCACCATTGAGGCAAATCATTTGAAGCTTTATGAGTCGCTAGAAACATTGGATCTATCCTACAATGAAATAACTGAAATCCGAAATAATTGTTTTCCACAGCATCTCAAACTTAAAGTCTT ATATCTGGGCAATAACCGAATAAATATTGTGGAACCTGGCACATTTGATAATTTGTCGAGCACCTTACAAGTTCTTCGGCTAAGCAAAAATCGAATTTCGCATCTGCCTGTCAAGGTCTTCAAGCTACCACATTTGGTGCAACT TGAACTGAACCGGAACAAGATACATCTCATCGAAGGGCTAACATTTCACGGACTAGACAGCTTGGAAGTCCTTAAGCTGCAGCGGAATAACATCAGCAAGCTCATGGATGGAGCCTTTTGGGGTCTTGCCAAGATGCAAGTTCT GCATTTGGATAACAACATCTTGAATGAAGTGACGAGCGGCTGGCTTTATGGACTGTCTTCCCTGCAGCAGCTTTTCTTGAGCTACAACAGCATCTCTCGAATAAACCCTGATGCTTGGGGATTCTGCCAGAAGCTAGTAGAACT GAATCTTTCACACAACAATCTGATGAGATTGGATGAGGGAAGCTTAGCGGGGCTGAGTGGACTGCAGATTCTGCGCCTAAACCACAACTCAATAAATCATATTGCAGATGGAGCTTTTAAAAGATTAAGAAATCTACAAGTATT GGAAGTGGACAATAATGAAATCTCGGGGATAATAGAAGATACAAATGGGGCCTTTTCTGGCTTGGATAGTCTAAGCAAGCT GACACTGTTTGGAAACAAGATCAAATCTGTGGCCAAAAAAGCATTTGTGGGACTGGAGGCCCTTGAACACCT AAACCTGGGGAATAATATGATCCGATCTATTCAAGGAGAAGCATTTTCCAGAATGAAGAATCTAAAGGAATT ATATATGAACAGTGATAGTTTTTTGTGTGATTGCCAATTAAAATGGCTGCCACAATGGCTCTTAGGAAGAGATTTCCAATCGAATGTAGTTGGCACGTGTGCTCATCCAGAATCGCTAAAAGGAAAAAGTATCTTTATTGTGCCTAtagaaagttttgtttgtg ATGACTTTCCAAAGCCTCAGATCATTGTTCAGCCTGAGACCACCATGGCTATGCTTGGCAGAGATATTCATTTTACTTGTTCAGCTGCAAGCAGTAGCAACTTCCCAATGATATTTGCCTGGAAAAAAGATCACGAGATTCTACACAATGCTGAGATTGAGAACTTTGCACACGTTCGGGCAAAGGATGGTGCAGTAATGGAATATACCACCATTCTTCATTTAAGAAATGTGAAATTTTCAGATGAGGGAAGATATCAGTGTATGATAACTAACAACTTTGGCTCGACTTACTCTACTCGAGCCAAGCTAACAGTTAACG TGTTGCCATCATTTGTTAAAACACCAAGAGATATAACTATCAGAACAGGAGCCAATGCTCGGCTTGAATGTGCGGCCACAGGCCACCCTGCTCCACAGATTGCATGGCAGAAGGATGGCGGGACAGATTTTCCTGCAGCTCGTGAAAGGCGGATGCACGTGATGCCTGAAGATGATGTTTTCTTTATTGTGGATGTAAAAACTGAAGATATGGGAGTTTACAGTTGTACAGCTCAAAATATTGCTGGGGCCATATCCGCTAATGCATCCCTCACAGTACTGG AAACTCCATCATTGATTTATCCTCTTGAAGATCAAACAGTGGTGATTGGGGAAACTATTGCTCTGCAGTGCATGGCATCGGGAAGCCCTTCTCCGCGAATAACCTGGTTAAAGGGCGATGAACCCCTCGTGGTTACACAGAGGCATCACTTCACTCCTGGAAACCAACTGCTGATCATACGGAATGTGGTGCCGGACGACGGGGGCAAATATACATGCGAGATGTCCAATCCACTGGGCACCGAACGAGCTCACAGCCACCTCAGCGTTTTACCGTCATCGGCTTGTGTGGTGGGACAAAACAAACAGGATGCAACTATGACCGTGGGCATTGTCATCATTGCAGTGGTCTGCAGCATTGTCATAACCTCTCTGGTATGGGTATGCATCATCTACCAGACCAGGAAGAAGAGTGAAGAATACAGTGTAACAAATACAG ATGAAACCATCGTGCCGCCAGATGTACCCAGTTGCCTGTCCTCACAAGGAACACTCTCTGAACGCCAGGATACTTCTCTCAGGGTGGATGGGAGCAGCAATTTGCAACTAGCAGCAGCAATTCCCAGCGGACATACAGAAAGCAATG GTGTATGTCGGACTGATGCTGGAAATTGTGCAGATGTGGACAATCATAATATTTCCTATAGGAAAGCCAATCATTGTGTTGGATGCAACATTAAAGATAGATGTAAAAATGCAACCGAAGGAAGACTGTGCTCAGAAAATCCAG GTTTGTTTGGTGTTCAACCCAGAGTCTGCATGGATCAGTTTGATAATGCCAACACTTCAAGCCCTTATAGAAGTACGGATTATTCTCCTGAAGATGCTAAAGGACAGAATATAATCAATGGAGGAATTTTAAATCATTATCCATGCAATGGGACTTTCAGTAGCATGAAAGAAAGGCAAGGGCCTGTTTATCCTAGCAACCACGATAGGATGACATCTCAGCCCCAAAATCAAGTGGTTGTAAAGATTGTTGACAAAAAAG GTACATCTTTCCAACCTGTGCAGTTGACTCAGGAACttcacaatcctgtacatcttccaTCTTTGGAGGCCTCAGGCAATTCAGCATTGTTGTGTGAGAGACCTCGAACTTTATCGCGCAGTGATTCTGAAGTTGACACCAAACAGACTTTGCTACTTAATGGGCAGTTACTACATTCTTGA